TGAGCGGCCGTAGCCCCCTTCCGAGTTCGCCTGTCATCAGGGTTTGTGGGTTTGGACAACAGGCTCTCAGGTGGAACGGGCAGATGGTCTTCTTCCAATGCCGCTATATAGGCCGCGATCGCCTCTTTGATGTTGACAATGGCTTCCTCTTTGGTTTTCCCTT
The genomic region above belongs to Candidatus Acetothermia bacterium and contains:
- a CDS encoding type II toxin-antitoxin system HicB family antitoxin, with the protein product MRQVVLYPGEDGYWVAECPSLPGCLSQGKTKEEAIVNIKEAIAAYIAALEEDHLPVPPESLLSKPTNPDDRRTRKGATAA